Proteins encoded within one genomic window of Gadus macrocephalus chromosome 16, ASM3116895v1:
- the agfg1a gene encoding arf-GAP domain and FG repeat-containing protein 1a isoform X1: MAASAKRKQEEKHLKMLREMTSLPPNRKCFDCDQRGPTYANMTVGSFVCTSCSGILRGINPPHRVKSISMTTFTQQEIEFLQKHGNEVCKHMWLGLYDERATPIPDFRDPQKVKEFLQEKYEKKRWYVPPDQAKAVASVHASGSSNNSSTSSTPEVRPLKSLLGESAPSLHLNKNTPPNQSPVVSRAAAHHHHQQHYHDKKFDLLSDLGGDIFAAPANPHAGSSANFANFAHFNSHPTAQNATANADFANFDAFSGTSGGSGGAFNSAPPASFQPTNTAFTVLSSSHSMGEFASTPPPVVAHSSASGGLASTNFANFDHFPASCSADFGTFSSSASSSQGHSAASAREPLEGSSAPADRYAALAHLDSDLCSSTDTEQGSGIAGGVSNAAPGGGAPGAGAGPPGQAPVLMGGDRYAALAALDTVFSPPAPATSVYNPTSTSQGGMYGSGTAVSSTQAQQGLPNMGQGFGPTQTNPFAAAPPAAATNPFQSNGRAAAVAAAASFGTGSLSMPSGFGNSSAYNLPTSFSGTFQQQFPGQPPFPQPQAYAQQPNGGGFAAFGQVKPVPTPYGHAMAAPGVSSNPFLAGAPAAQYPAGGSSTNPFL; encoded by the exons ATGGCGGCGAGTGCAAAGCGTAAGCAAGAGGAGAAACACCTGAAGATGCTAAGAGAAATGACGAGTTTACCTCCCAATAGAAAGTGCTTTGACTGTGATCAACGCGGCCCAACCTATGCCAACATGACGGTGGGGTCTTTCGTGTGTACCTCCTGCTCTGGCATTCT ACGAGGCATCAACCCACCTCACAGAGTCAAGTccatctccatgacaacatTCACACAACAGGAAATCGAGTTTCTACAGAAACACGGAAACGAG GTGTGCAAACATATGTGGCTGGGCCTGTATGACGAACGGGCCACCCCTATTCCAGACTTCAGGGACCCTCAGAAGGTCAAGGAGTTCCTCCAAGAGAAATACGAGAAGAAGAGGTG GTACGTCCCCCCGGATCAGGCCAAGGCGGTGGCATCGGTCCACGCCTCCGGCTCctccaacaacagcagcaccagcagcacccCCGAAGTCCGGCCGCTCAAGTCTTTGCTGGGGGAGTCTGCCCCCTCCCTGCACCTCAACAAGAACACCCCTCCCAATCAG TCCCCGGTTGTGAGCCGTGCCGCAGcgcaccatcaccaccagcagcactACCACGATAAGAAGTTTGACCTCCTCAGCGACCTTGGCGGAGACATTTTCGCAGCCCCTGCTAATCCGCACGCAGGATCCAGCGCCAACTTTGCTAACTTTGCACATTTCAACAGCCACCCAA CGGCTCAGAACGCCACGGCCAACGCAGATTTTGCAAACTTCGACGCGTTCAGTGGCACGTCTGGTGGCTCCGGGGGTGCTTTCAACAGTGCTCCACCAGCTTCGTTCCAACCCACAAACACAG CGTTCACTGTCCTTTCATCCAGCCACAGTATGGGTGAGTTTGCCAGCACTCCGCCTCCTGTGGTTGCGCACA GTAGCGCCTCAGGGGGACTAGCGAGCACCAATTTTGCAAATTTTGACCACTTCCCCGCGTCCTGTAGTGCTGACTTTGGGACCTTCagttcctccgcctcctcctcccagggTCACTCCGCAGCGTCAGCCAGAGAGCCCCTAGAAGGCTCTAGCGCCCCTGCCGATAGATATGCTGCCTTGGCCCACCTGGATAGCGACTTGTGTAGCTCCACCGATACGGAGCAAG GGAGCGGCATCGCTGGCGGGGTGAGCAACGCCGCCCCCGGTGGGGGGGCCCCTGGAGCTGGCGCCGGGCCCCCAGGCCAGGCCCCCGTGTTGATGGGCGGGGACCGCTACGCTGCCCTAGCTGCGCTGGACACGGTCTTCAGCCCCCCGGCCCCAGCCACCAGCGTTTACAACCCCACCAGCACTTCACAAGG GGGCATGTATGGTTCGGGGACAGCGGTGTCGTCCACTCAAGCACAACAGGGCCTACCAAACATGGGACAAGGCTTTGGGCCAA CTCAGACTAACCCGTTTGCCGCTGCCCCCCCGGCTGCCGCCACCAACCCCTTCCAGAGCAACGGGAGAGCAGCCGCAGTAGCAGCGGCAG CTTCTTTCGGTACGGGCTCCCTGAGCATGCCGTCTGGGTTTGGAAACTCCTCGGCCTACAACCTGCCCACCAGCTTCAGTGGAACCTTTCAACAGCAGTTCCCTGGccagccccccttcccccagccTCAGGCATACGCCCAGCAGCCTAATG GTGGGGGCTTTGCAGCCTTTGGTCAGGTTAAACCTGTCCCAACGCCCTATGGCCATGCGATGGCTGCCCCTGGGGTCTCCAGTAACCCCTTCCTG GCCGGTGCCCCAGCTGCACAGTACCCGGCCGGAGGCTCCTCCACCAACCCCTTCTTATAG
- the agfg1a gene encoding arf-GAP domain and FG repeat-containing protein 1a isoform X4 — protein sequence MAASAKRKQEEKHLKMLREMTSLPPNRKCFDCDQRGPTYANMTVGSFVCTSCSGILRGINPPHRVKSISMTTFTQQEIEFLQKHGNEVCKHMWLGLYDERATPIPDFRDPQKVKEFLQEKYEKKRWYVPPDQAKAVASVHASGSSNNSSTSSTPEVRPLKSLLGESAPSLHLNKNTPPNQSPVVSRAAAHHHHQQHYHDKKFDLLSDLGGDIFAAPANPHAGSSANFANFAHFNSHPTFTVLSSSHSMGEFASTPPPVVAHSSASGGLASTNFANFDHFPASCSADFGTFSSSASSSQGHSAASAREPLEGSSAPADRYAALAHLDSDLCSSTDTEQGSGIAGGVSNAAPGGGAPGAGAGPPGQAPVLMGGDRYAALAALDTVFSPPAPATSVYNPTSTSQGGMYGSGTAVSSTQAQQGLPNMGQGFGPTQTNPFAAAPPAAATNPFQSNGRAAAVAAAASFGTGSLSMPSGFGNSSAYNLPTSFSGTFQQQFPGQPPFPQPQAYAQQPNGGGFAAFGQVKPVPTPYGHAMAAPGVSSNPFLAGAPAAQYPAGGSSTNPFL from the exons ATGGCGGCGAGTGCAAAGCGTAAGCAAGAGGAGAAACACCTGAAGATGCTAAGAGAAATGACGAGTTTACCTCCCAATAGAAAGTGCTTTGACTGTGATCAACGCGGCCCAACCTATGCCAACATGACGGTGGGGTCTTTCGTGTGTACCTCCTGCTCTGGCATTCT ACGAGGCATCAACCCACCTCACAGAGTCAAGTccatctccatgacaacatTCACACAACAGGAAATCGAGTTTCTACAGAAACACGGAAACGAG GTGTGCAAACATATGTGGCTGGGCCTGTATGACGAACGGGCCACCCCTATTCCAGACTTCAGGGACCCTCAGAAGGTCAAGGAGTTCCTCCAAGAGAAATACGAGAAGAAGAGGTG GTACGTCCCCCCGGATCAGGCCAAGGCGGTGGCATCGGTCCACGCCTCCGGCTCctccaacaacagcagcaccagcagcacccCCGAAGTCCGGCCGCTCAAGTCTTTGCTGGGGGAGTCTGCCCCCTCCCTGCACCTCAACAAGAACACCCCTCCCAATCAG TCCCCGGTTGTGAGCCGTGCCGCAGcgcaccatcaccaccagcagcactACCACGATAAGAAGTTTGACCTCCTCAGCGACCTTGGCGGAGACATTTTCGCAGCCCCTGCTAATCCGCACGCAGGATCCAGCGCCAACTTTGCTAACTTTGCACATTTCAACAGCCACCCAA CGTTCACTGTCCTTTCATCCAGCCACAGTATGGGTGAGTTTGCCAGCACTCCGCCTCCTGTGGTTGCGCACA GTAGCGCCTCAGGGGGACTAGCGAGCACCAATTTTGCAAATTTTGACCACTTCCCCGCGTCCTGTAGTGCTGACTTTGGGACCTTCagttcctccgcctcctcctcccagggTCACTCCGCAGCGTCAGCCAGAGAGCCCCTAGAAGGCTCTAGCGCCCCTGCCGATAGATATGCTGCCTTGGCCCACCTGGATAGCGACTTGTGTAGCTCCACCGATACGGAGCAAG GGAGCGGCATCGCTGGCGGGGTGAGCAACGCCGCCCCCGGTGGGGGGGCCCCTGGAGCTGGCGCCGGGCCCCCAGGCCAGGCCCCCGTGTTGATGGGCGGGGACCGCTACGCTGCCCTAGCTGCGCTGGACACGGTCTTCAGCCCCCCGGCCCCAGCCACCAGCGTTTACAACCCCACCAGCACTTCACAAGG GGGCATGTATGGTTCGGGGACAGCGGTGTCGTCCACTCAAGCACAACAGGGCCTACCAAACATGGGACAAGGCTTTGGGCCAA CTCAGACTAACCCGTTTGCCGCTGCCCCCCCGGCTGCCGCCACCAACCCCTTCCAGAGCAACGGGAGAGCAGCCGCAGTAGCAGCGGCAG CTTCTTTCGGTACGGGCTCCCTGAGCATGCCGTCTGGGTTTGGAAACTCCTCGGCCTACAACCTGCCCACCAGCTTCAGTGGAACCTTTCAACAGCAGTTCCCTGGccagccccccttcccccagccTCAGGCATACGCCCAGCAGCCTAATG GTGGGGGCTTTGCAGCCTTTGGTCAGGTTAAACCTGTCCCAACGCCCTATGGCCATGCGATGGCTGCCCCTGGGGTCTCCAGTAACCCCTTCCTG GCCGGTGCCCCAGCTGCACAGTACCCGGCCGGAGGCTCCTCCACCAACCCCTTCTTATAG
- the agfg1a gene encoding arf-GAP domain and FG repeat-containing protein 1a isoform X9: MAASAKRKQEEKHLKMLREMTSLPPNRKCFDCDQRGPTYANMTVGSFVCTSCSGILRGINPPHRVKSISMTTFTQQEIEFLQKHGNEVCKHMWLGLYDERATPIPDFRDPQKVKEFLQEKYEKKRWYVPPDQAKAVASVHASGSSNNSSTSSTPEVRPLKSLLGESAPSLHLNKNTPPNQSPVVSRAAAHHHHQQHYHDKKFDLLSDLGGDIFAAPANPHAGSSANFANFAHFNSHPTAQNATANADFANFDAFSGTSGGSGGAFNSAPPASFQPTNTGSGIAGGVSNAAPGGGAPGAGAGPPGQAPVLMGGDRYAALAALDTVFSPPAPATSVYNPTSTSQGGMYGSGTAVSSTQAQQGLPNMGQGFGPTQTNPFAAAPPAAATNPFQSNGRAAAVAAAASFGTGSLSMPSGFGNSSAYNLPTSFSGTFQQQFPGQPPFPQPQAYAQQPNGGGFAAFGQVKPVPTPYGHAMAAPGVSSNPFLAGAPAAQYPAGGSSTNPFL; this comes from the exons ATGGCGGCGAGTGCAAAGCGTAAGCAAGAGGAGAAACACCTGAAGATGCTAAGAGAAATGACGAGTTTACCTCCCAATAGAAAGTGCTTTGACTGTGATCAACGCGGCCCAACCTATGCCAACATGACGGTGGGGTCTTTCGTGTGTACCTCCTGCTCTGGCATTCT ACGAGGCATCAACCCACCTCACAGAGTCAAGTccatctccatgacaacatTCACACAACAGGAAATCGAGTTTCTACAGAAACACGGAAACGAG GTGTGCAAACATATGTGGCTGGGCCTGTATGACGAACGGGCCACCCCTATTCCAGACTTCAGGGACCCTCAGAAGGTCAAGGAGTTCCTCCAAGAGAAATACGAGAAGAAGAGGTG GTACGTCCCCCCGGATCAGGCCAAGGCGGTGGCATCGGTCCACGCCTCCGGCTCctccaacaacagcagcaccagcagcacccCCGAAGTCCGGCCGCTCAAGTCTTTGCTGGGGGAGTCTGCCCCCTCCCTGCACCTCAACAAGAACACCCCTCCCAATCAG TCCCCGGTTGTGAGCCGTGCCGCAGcgcaccatcaccaccagcagcactACCACGATAAGAAGTTTGACCTCCTCAGCGACCTTGGCGGAGACATTTTCGCAGCCCCTGCTAATCCGCACGCAGGATCCAGCGCCAACTTTGCTAACTTTGCACATTTCAACAGCCACCCAA CGGCTCAGAACGCCACGGCCAACGCAGATTTTGCAAACTTCGACGCGTTCAGTGGCACGTCTGGTGGCTCCGGGGGTGCTTTCAACAGTGCTCCACCAGCTTCGTTCCAACCCACAAACACAG GGAGCGGCATCGCTGGCGGGGTGAGCAACGCCGCCCCCGGTGGGGGGGCCCCTGGAGCTGGCGCCGGGCCCCCAGGCCAGGCCCCCGTGTTGATGGGCGGGGACCGCTACGCTGCCCTAGCTGCGCTGGACACGGTCTTCAGCCCCCCGGCCCCAGCCACCAGCGTTTACAACCCCACCAGCACTTCACAAGG GGGCATGTATGGTTCGGGGACAGCGGTGTCGTCCACTCAAGCACAACAGGGCCTACCAAACATGGGACAAGGCTTTGGGCCAA CTCAGACTAACCCGTTTGCCGCTGCCCCCCCGGCTGCCGCCACCAACCCCTTCCAGAGCAACGGGAGAGCAGCCGCAGTAGCAGCGGCAG CTTCTTTCGGTACGGGCTCCCTGAGCATGCCGTCTGGGTTTGGAAACTCCTCGGCCTACAACCTGCCCACCAGCTTCAGTGGAACCTTTCAACAGCAGTTCCCTGGccagccccccttcccccagccTCAGGCATACGCCCAGCAGCCTAATG GTGGGGGCTTTGCAGCCTTTGGTCAGGTTAAACCTGTCCCAACGCCCTATGGCCATGCGATGGCTGCCCCTGGGGTCTCCAGTAACCCCTTCCTG GCCGGTGCCCCAGCTGCACAGTACCCGGCCGGAGGCTCCTCCACCAACCCCTTCTTATAG
- the agfg1a gene encoding arf-GAP domain and FG repeat-containing protein 1a isoform X2, whose product MAASAKRKQEEKHLKMLREMTSLPPNRKCFDCDQRGPTYANMTVGSFVCTSCSGILRGINPPHRVKSISMTTFTQQEIEFLQKHGNEVCKHMWLGLYDERATPIPDFRDPQKVKEFLQEKYEKKRWYVPPDQAKAVASVHASGSSNNSSTSSTPEVRPLKSLLGESAPSLHLNKNTPPNQSPVVSRAAAHHHHQQHYHDKKFDLLSDLGGDIFAAPANPHAGSSANFANFAHFNSHPTAQNATANADFANFDAFSGTSGGSGGAFNSAPPASFQPTNTAFTVLSSSHSMGSASGGLASTNFANFDHFPASCSADFGTFSSSASSSQGHSAASAREPLEGSSAPADRYAALAHLDSDLCSSTDTEQGSGIAGGVSNAAPGGGAPGAGAGPPGQAPVLMGGDRYAALAALDTVFSPPAPATSVYNPTSTSQGGMYGSGTAVSSTQAQQGLPNMGQGFGPTQTNPFAAAPPAAATNPFQSNGRAAAVAAAASFGTGSLSMPSGFGNSSAYNLPTSFSGTFQQQFPGQPPFPQPQAYAQQPNGGGFAAFGQVKPVPTPYGHAMAAPGVSSNPFLAGAPAAQYPAGGSSTNPFL is encoded by the exons ATGGCGGCGAGTGCAAAGCGTAAGCAAGAGGAGAAACACCTGAAGATGCTAAGAGAAATGACGAGTTTACCTCCCAATAGAAAGTGCTTTGACTGTGATCAACGCGGCCCAACCTATGCCAACATGACGGTGGGGTCTTTCGTGTGTACCTCCTGCTCTGGCATTCT ACGAGGCATCAACCCACCTCACAGAGTCAAGTccatctccatgacaacatTCACACAACAGGAAATCGAGTTTCTACAGAAACACGGAAACGAG GTGTGCAAACATATGTGGCTGGGCCTGTATGACGAACGGGCCACCCCTATTCCAGACTTCAGGGACCCTCAGAAGGTCAAGGAGTTCCTCCAAGAGAAATACGAGAAGAAGAGGTG GTACGTCCCCCCGGATCAGGCCAAGGCGGTGGCATCGGTCCACGCCTCCGGCTCctccaacaacagcagcaccagcagcacccCCGAAGTCCGGCCGCTCAAGTCTTTGCTGGGGGAGTCTGCCCCCTCCCTGCACCTCAACAAGAACACCCCTCCCAATCAG TCCCCGGTTGTGAGCCGTGCCGCAGcgcaccatcaccaccagcagcactACCACGATAAGAAGTTTGACCTCCTCAGCGACCTTGGCGGAGACATTTTCGCAGCCCCTGCTAATCCGCACGCAGGATCCAGCGCCAACTTTGCTAACTTTGCACATTTCAACAGCCACCCAA CGGCTCAGAACGCCACGGCCAACGCAGATTTTGCAAACTTCGACGCGTTCAGTGGCACGTCTGGTGGCTCCGGGGGTGCTTTCAACAGTGCTCCACCAGCTTCGTTCCAACCCACAAACACAG CGTTCACTGTCCTTTCATCCAGCCACAGTATGG GTAGCGCCTCAGGGGGACTAGCGAGCACCAATTTTGCAAATTTTGACCACTTCCCCGCGTCCTGTAGTGCTGACTTTGGGACCTTCagttcctccgcctcctcctcccagggTCACTCCGCAGCGTCAGCCAGAGAGCCCCTAGAAGGCTCTAGCGCCCCTGCCGATAGATATGCTGCCTTGGCCCACCTGGATAGCGACTTGTGTAGCTCCACCGATACGGAGCAAG GGAGCGGCATCGCTGGCGGGGTGAGCAACGCCGCCCCCGGTGGGGGGGCCCCTGGAGCTGGCGCCGGGCCCCCAGGCCAGGCCCCCGTGTTGATGGGCGGGGACCGCTACGCTGCCCTAGCTGCGCTGGACACGGTCTTCAGCCCCCCGGCCCCAGCCACCAGCGTTTACAACCCCACCAGCACTTCACAAGG GGGCATGTATGGTTCGGGGACAGCGGTGTCGTCCACTCAAGCACAACAGGGCCTACCAAACATGGGACAAGGCTTTGGGCCAA CTCAGACTAACCCGTTTGCCGCTGCCCCCCCGGCTGCCGCCACCAACCCCTTCCAGAGCAACGGGAGAGCAGCCGCAGTAGCAGCGGCAG CTTCTTTCGGTACGGGCTCCCTGAGCATGCCGTCTGGGTTTGGAAACTCCTCGGCCTACAACCTGCCCACCAGCTTCAGTGGAACCTTTCAACAGCAGTTCCCTGGccagccccccttcccccagccTCAGGCATACGCCCAGCAGCCTAATG GTGGGGGCTTTGCAGCCTTTGGTCAGGTTAAACCTGTCCCAACGCCCTATGGCCATGCGATGGCTGCCCCTGGGGTCTCCAGTAACCCCTTCCTG GCCGGTGCCCCAGCTGCACAGTACCCGGCCGGAGGCTCCTCCACCAACCCCTTCTTATAG